A window of Malania oleifera isolate guangnan ecotype guangnan chromosome 5, ASM2987363v1, whole genome shotgun sequence contains these coding sequences:
- the LOC131156597 gene encoding acetylserotonin O-methyltransferase-like, whose amino-acid sequence MAETKTKEMRAKTEENRAKTEKMRAEEEEEAQAEVDIWNYVFGFVEMAVVKCAIELGIADVLETHQNPMTLSELSRALGCAPSSLHRIMRFLVHRRVFKAEHARDWEATRYAQTALSRRFMRQGEKSMADIVLLESSPPMLAPWHFLSARVLTQGENLHPFEAALGEDVWGYSAVHPAHSKLINDAMACDARIVIPALIEGCPEVFDGVGTLVDVGGGNGVSLCKLVKALPWIRGINFDLPHVVATAAVCEGVQNVGGNMFDAIPKADAAFIQWVLHDWGDEECIQVLKNCRESIPQDGGKVIILEAVVGEEREEKLKGVSLMLDMVMMAHTFKGKERTLKEWVYVLREAGFSRHAIKHIRAVQSVIVAYP is encoded by the exons ATGgcagaaacaaaaacaaaagaaatgaGAGCAAAAACAGAGGAAAACAGAGCAAAAACAGAGAAGATGAGAgcagaggaggaagaagaagcacAAGCTGAAGTGGATATTTGGAACTATGTATTTGGGTTTGTAGAAATGGCTGTTGTGAAGTGTGCCATTGAGCTTGGCATTGCTGATGTACTGGAAACCCACCAAAACCCCATGACACTCTCTGAGCTATCTCGTGCACTCGGGTGTGCACCTTCATCCCTTCACCGCATCATGCGATTCCTGGTCCACCGCCGTGTGTTCAAAGCAGAGCACGCGAGAGATTGGGAAGCCACGAGATACGCGCAGACTGCGCTATCCCGCCGCTTCATGAGGCAAGGGGAGAAGAGCATGGCTGATATTGTGCTGCTGGAGAGCAGCCCACCCATGCTTGCCCCATGGCACTTTCTGAGTGCCCGTGTTCTCACCCAGGGCGAGAACTTGCACCCATTCGAGGCCGCCCTTGGCGAGGACGTGTGGGGATACTCCGCGGTGCACCCGGCACACAGTAAGCTCATAAACGATGCAATGGCCTGTGATGCTAGGATTGTAATACCTGCATTGATTGAGGGGTGTCCTGAGGTGTTTGATGGGGTTGGTACTTTGGTGGATGTGGGAGGGGGAAATGGGGTTAGTCTGTGCAAATTGGTCAAGGCGTTACCTTGGATCAGAGGCATAAACTTTGATCTTCCTCATGTTGTGGCCACAGCAGCAGTGTGTGAGGGTGTTCAAAATGTTGGAGGGAATATGTTTGATGCTATTCCCAAAGCTGATGCTGCTTTCATCCAG TGGGTTCTGCATGACTGGGGAGATGAAGAGTGCATCCAAGTCCTGAAAAATTGCAGAGAGTCCATCCCACAGGACGGAGGAAAGGTGATAATCTTGGAAGCTGTGGtgggagaagagagagaagagaagctcAAAGGTGTGAGCTTAATGCTGGACATGGTGATGATGGCTCACACCTTCAAGGGCAAAGAGAGGACCTTGAAGGAATGGGTTTATGTCCTTAGGGAGGCAGGATTCAGTCGCCACGCCATCAAACACATTCGTGCTGTTCAATCAGTCATTGTGGCTTATCCTTGA